ATGAAACTTCGTAATTTTCACGCTCGTGATTTTGCTCGCTATCATCCAGGTGGGTCGCTTGGGCGCAGGTTGCTTACAAAAGTTGAAGAAGCAATGCTGGTGAACAATGTTCCTGTTGTATCGCCGGATATGGTTCTTCTTGAATTGGCTGCGGAAATGGCAGGTGGCTCAGCAGGTGTTGCTGTGGTTGTTGATAAGGCAGGGCTACCAATTGGTGTTGTAACCAAAGGCCAGCTTGGCGTTGCTCTTAGAGTAACACGCCGTGTACGTGAAGTTGCTGCCCATCAGTGTATGAGTAAAGAATTTTCTACTATTCAGGAGGACGTAATTGTGGATGAAGCAGAATCCATGATGCGGTCTGATGAAGTAAAGTTCCTTGTTGTGGTTGATGAAAAAGGAAGGTATGCAGGCATCTATAAACATGAAGATGCTTAGCCTTTTTAGTAACCAATAGTGGTGCAACCATGAAAGCCAGAACGGCGTTATCCATTCAGCGGGATGTAATTTTTGCGATTTTTCTTCGCGAAATGAACGCCCGCTTTAGCCGTTATACATTCGGTAATATCTGGATTATCCTTGAACCGCTGGTGATGATTGGCATGTTCATGGTCCTTTTTGGTTTGCGTGGGCGTGGGGAATTCGGCTTCGTAGAACCGCCTGTATTTGTCTATACTGCATTCCTTCCTTTTAGATTGCTCTGGAATAGTACCATGCGTGCCAATATGGGGGCAGCGGGTGCTGTTCGAGGTTTGATGGGCTTCCGGCAGGTTAAGCTGTTTGACGTGTATTTAGCACGATCTGTTGTGGAAGGCGGTGTGTTTCTTGTGTCTGCCACGGTTGTGGGGATGTTACTTTGGTGGGGCGGTCTTAACGTTATTCCAAACGATTTTCTTTTGGTGTTCGCTTATTGTGCTCTCTTTTGGCTTTTTGCTGTTTCTTTCGGTATTCTTGCATCGGTGATGTCCGCGTTTTCCCCCGAGATAACAAAGCTTATTAACTTGATGACGATGCCGCTTATGTTTGTATCAGCTGTTTTTTTTCCAATGACTCTGATACCTGAGGATCTCCACAGTCTTTTTGCGAAAAACCCGATACTTCATGCTATGGAACTTATCCGTGAAGCGTGGTTTGAGCAGTATACCAGCCCTGTGGCTGATGCGCGGTATCTGGCTGCATGGACACTTGGTTTGCTTACACTTGCTATTTCAGGCTACCGATTAAGATGGCAAAGGATGAGCCAGCGATGATCAGGTTTGAAAATGTTTCCAAATATTATCCAACACGCTTTGGACCGAAGTATGTGTTGAAGAATTTAAATATTGAAATCCCTGATGATAGGGATGTCGCTATTTTGGGAGCAAACGGCGCTGGTAAGACCACAATGGTTAACCTGTTAGGGGGAACTGATTTCCCCAGTTTTGGCAAAATTCATACAGATAGATTCATAAGTTGGCCTTTAGGACTTGGCTCAGGCTTTCAGCCTTCTATGTCAGGTAGAGAGAATGTTCGCTTTATCTGCCGTATTCACGGTATTCGTAATACTCGTGAATATGAGGACTTCGTGTTGGATTTCTCGGAAATTGGTACAAATTTTGAGCTGCCTGTTGGTTCCTATTCTTCAGGTATGCGCGCTAAGTTTGGGTTTGCTGTAAACATGGCTTTTGATTTCGATACCTATCTGATTGATGAAATCATGGCTGTTGGAGATCAGGCTTTTAAAAAGAAGTGTTCTACGACACTGTCTGAAAAACGGGAAACTGCAAATATTGTTCTTGTTTCTCATGACGAAAAAATCGTGCAGGAACATTGTAATGCCGCAATCTTACTTGCGTATGGTGGCGCTGAATATTACGAAAGTGTAGATAGAGCGCTTTACAGATACAGAAATTTATAGGTTCAGACGGGTTAGTAATAACGCAATGAATAATATGTTACGCAAATTCAGGGAGAAGATGGCTGATCGTACGCGGTTTAGCGAACGGGCCGTTGAAGATGTACGCAGTCGTACACTTAGTTTCTCCTCATACCGCTGGGTGCTTTTGGTTACTCTGATTGTTGGGGCCTATTATGCGCTTCTAGCATCAGATAGATATGTGACCGTTGCCCGCGTTTATGTGAAGTCTGCTACTGAAGCTACAAATGTAAGCTTCACTCAGCTTGCAGGATTGCCTGGGGCAGGTGGGACTGATACCCGCGAAGCGTTGCTTGCACAAGCCTATCTTAGCTCACGCGATATGCTTGAGTATCTTGAAAAAGCAGTTGGTTTCTCTGAACATTTTTCTTCAAGCGAGTGGGATTTTTATTCTCGACTTAGTTCCAACGCATCTGATGAAGAACGCCTTGACTTTTACCGAGACGCTATCAGCAGTTCGATAGAGTCAGATACAGGTATTCTTACAATCAGAGGACAAGGCTACACTAATGAGTTTTCATTGGCTCTGGTTCAGGCGATGGTCAAGGAAACTGAAAGATATATCAACAGAGTTAGCCAGAGTATTGCTTTGCAGGAAATTGGTTTTGTTGAAGGCGAACTGGCAAATGCCCAAAAACGCATGGAGACTGCACGTGATGTGTTTCTCGCGTTCCAGAATAAAAATGGTATTCTGAGCATAGAAGCCGCAGGAAAATCACTGCAGGGTGCTATTTCTCAGATGGAAAACATGCTGATTGAACACCGAACAGAAGAGAAGGTGTTGGCAAGTTATCTGAACCCAGAAGCTGCTGAACTGGTTACTGTGCGGTCAAAAATTGCGGCGCTGGAAGAACAGCTTCTTATTGAAAGAGCAAAGCTTGCAAGTCAGGATTCTACAACTCTTAATGATCAGGCCGCTGAGTATAAGCGTCTTGAAATGGACCTTACATTTGCGACAGAGCTTTATCAAACAGCCCTTGTTGGGTTAGAGAAAGCCAGAATTGAAAGTTACCACAAGCTGAAGCATCTGGTTGTTGTACAAACACCAATATTGCCGGATTCAGCTATTCTGCCGCGTAAACTTTATTCAGTTATTACACTTTTCGTAGCTTTGACACTGATCTATGGCATTAGCGCCATGATCTTGGCTACAATCCGGGAGCACCGCGATGTTTAATGTGAAATCTTGGAAACAGGCTGTTATTGCTGGCGTTGCTGCGCTCGGCTTCAGTAGTGTGGCTGCCGCGCAGGTAGCTCAATCTGTTGAGCCGATCCCTGAAGAAAAAGTGGAAACTATTGAAGATAGATCTGCGTTTGGTAGCTTTATCTTTGGCGGTAAGTTCAAAGAACAAAGTTTCGTTGGTTTTAATCCTGATTATGTAGTTTCTACAGGGGATAGAGTTCTTCTGCAGTTGTGGGGTGGTTTTGAATTTCAGGGTGATTTCACAGTTGATGCCCAAGGAAATATTTTTGTTCCAAAAGTTGGCCCCGTGAAGTTGCTTGGTGTTCGTAATGCCGATGTAAATAAAGTGGTTAGTGATGCTGTTAAGCGCGTCTTTCGTAAGAATGTAAATGTTTATGCTAACCTTGGCGGTGCTGAGCCTGTGAAGGTTCTCGTAACAGGATTTGTAAAGCAGCCGGGGCTGTTCGCGGGACATGCTTCAGATAGTGTTCTATACTTTCTTGATCAGGCTGGCGGTATTGATCCCGCGCGCGGTAGCTTCCTGAATGTGAAGGTGCTGCGAAATGGTAATGAGCATAGAGCCGTTAATATTTATGATTTTATCCTTACAGGTCAGTTGCCAATCTTCCAGTTGAATGATGGTGATACCATTGTTGTAACACCTGTGCTTTCACAGGCTGGCGTATATGGTGATGTGCAAAATGAAAACTTATTCGAGTTTCATGGCCCATCTGTACGAGCTGATCATCTTTTGGCGCTTGCGCGACCATTCCCGCAAGCAACCCATGTTCGGATTAGCCGCAATAACCGTGCGAAGAAAGAAGTGGAATATATTCCCCTGACAGACCTGACCGGAGTAGAGATTTACCGCGGTGATGTGCTTGAGGTTATGTCGGATAAATCCCAAGGTACCATCAGCGTTCGCATAGAAGGTGAACATGTAGGTGCTCAGGAATTGGTGTTGCCGTACGGTGCTACAATGGGTGATGTACTTAACCAGATTACATTTGGTCCGAATGCACAGCCTGAAGCTATCCAGCTGTTACGCGAAAGTGTAAAGGTGCGCCAGAAAGAAACGCTGGAGGCACAACTTCGTGCCCTAGAAAGTAGTGTACTAACTGCTCGTTCAAAAACAGCAGCTGAAGCTGATTTGCGTCAGCGTGAAGCAGAACTGATCCTTCAGTGGGTTGAACGTGCGCGCAAGATTGAACCCAACGGGCAGGTATCTCTGGCTGGGTCCTCTTTGCGAGATGATATCTTGATGGAACCGGGCGATATCGTTCGTATTCCTCGCAGAAGCAAGTTGGTCATGGTGCATGGTGATGTATTGTTCCCTAACGCTATGGCTTACCGTAATAAAGGAACCGTGCAGGATTATATCAACCTTGCTGGTGGTTTTACTCAAAGCCGCAGTGCTGCTAATGTGTTATTGCTGCATAGAGACGGTACCTTCACAAAGTTGAAGAAAAGCCAATTCAACAGTAAATCGCTTGTGATACAGCCGGGTGATGAAATTTTTGTTCTTCCGAAAGTTCAGACCAAGAGCTTCCAGCTGGCATCTGATTTGATCAATGTATTCTATCAATTAGCGCTCTCTGCGGGCGTGGTGCTGCGTTTGTAGGCAAAGACCATGACTTTTAAACCTTATAGAATGTGGCGCAAGTTTCGCCGCGACCCTATTGCCTATTGTATTGATAGTAAGCATGCTTTCTTACGCCGAAAAGGTGCGCGTATGTTTGAGGAACAGACACGGCACTTTGAAACGCTGGGTGCTGAAAATTCGGATACACTGATTACAGTGGTGATGACGGCTTATAACACAAGCCATCTCGTGGAAGGCGCTGTTCGTTCTGTGTTGGCGCAAACCCATAAGAATTTTGAGCTTATGGTGATTGATGATGCAAGCACCGATGATACGCTTGATGTGCTGAAGAAACTGGCACAGGAAGATCGCCGAGTGCGTATATTTCACTCGCCAGCCAATCACGGCACTTATTGGTCCAAAAACTGGTGTCTGTCACAGGCTAAGGGCAAGTTCGTTGCCTTCCACGATAGTGATGATCTTTCTGACCCTATGCGGCTTCAAACGCAGTTAGGCGCGATTTTATCTGGCAAAGGTAAAATAGCTGTCACGTGCCGTTGGCGGCGTGTGGATGGCGAAGGCAATCCGCTGAATATTGATGGTCTTTCTGAACGGATGGCAGCCATCAGCCTTATGATCCGCCGTGAAGAAGTGCTCGCTAAAACGGGCTTTTTTGATTCAGTGAGAATTTCCGCTGATACGGAGTTCATCACACGCCTTACCCAAGTGTTTGGTATCCGTCAGATGCATCATATGCGGCAGGTTTTATATACTGGCCTTCTAAGGGATGGATCACTTACCACAGGTGCGAATTCCGGGTTCAGTTGGAAAACTGATAATGGCGTTAGCTTTGTTCGGGAGTTATCTGGAGACAGAGCTGAATATCATAAGAGCTTTCATAACTGGCATGATAGTAATCTCGGTAATGAAAAAGTGCTGACAGTTGCTTTCCCTCAGGAAGCACGACGGTTTCCGGCACCAGAGGGTATCTGTAGAAACTGTAATGATCTGGACACTGATCAGGTGATTGAGGTGAGTGCCGCATGAGCACAGATTTCAGCATACTTAAAACACTAGGCGTTATTGGTTTCGTGGAAACACTGCCGAAAACAGCTCTATTGCTAACAGATGCTGATATTCTGAACTATATTGAGGAAGTTGCAGATAGTTCGGTAACCCTTCAAGATATAGATAAAATAACACCAGAGACACGATTGGAATTTTCGCAGATTTATGTATTCACACGATCTGCTGAAACTGGCCGTGTGAGGATGTATAGGCGATCGGCCATAGACAGTGAGATAATTTCTGTAACCTACCAGATACTGCCGAGGTTAGCCTTGGCTGTGGGGCAAGATAATAGCCCGGTTGCCGATAGTGATGCTGGCCCGCGTTTGATGGTAGTGCAGCCCGGTAGTGGTTTTGAACTGTTTGCGAAAATGC
This DNA window, taken from Kordiimonas sp. SCSIO 12603, encodes the following:
- a CDS encoding ABC transporter permease encodes the protein MKARTALSIQRDVIFAIFLREMNARFSRYTFGNIWIILEPLVMIGMFMVLFGLRGRGEFGFVEPPVFVYTAFLPFRLLWNSTMRANMGAAGAVRGLMGFRQVKLFDVYLARSVVEGGVFLVSATVVGMLLWWGGLNVIPNDFLLVFAYCALFWLFAVSFGILASVMSAFSPEITKLINLMTMPLMFVSAVFFPMTLIPEDLHSLFAKNPILHAMELIREAWFEQYTSPVADARYLAAWTLGLLTLAISGYRLRWQRMSQR
- a CDS encoding ABC transporter ATP-binding protein, producing MAKDEPAMIRFENVSKYYPTRFGPKYVLKNLNIEIPDDRDVAILGANGAGKTTMVNLLGGTDFPSFGKIHTDRFISWPLGLGSGFQPSMSGRENVRFICRIHGIRNTREYEDFVLDFSEIGTNFELPVGSYSSGMRAKFGFAVNMAFDFDTYLIDEIMAVGDQAFKKKCSTTLSEKRETANIVLVSHDEKIVQEHCNAAILLAYGGAEYYESVDRALYRYRNL
- a CDS encoding polysaccharide biosynthesis/export family protein, yielding MFNVKSWKQAVIAGVAALGFSSVAAAQVAQSVEPIPEEKVETIEDRSAFGSFIFGGKFKEQSFVGFNPDYVVSTGDRVLLQLWGGFEFQGDFTVDAQGNIFVPKVGPVKLLGVRNADVNKVVSDAVKRVFRKNVNVYANLGGAEPVKVLVTGFVKQPGLFAGHASDSVLYFLDQAGGIDPARGSFLNVKVLRNGNEHRAVNIYDFILTGQLPIFQLNDGDTIVVTPVLSQAGVYGDVQNENLFEFHGPSVRADHLLALARPFPQATHVRISRNNRAKKEVEYIPLTDLTGVEIYRGDVLEVMSDKSQGTISVRIEGEHVGAQELVLPYGATMGDVLNQITFGPNAQPEAIQLLRESVKVRQKETLEAQLRALESSVLTARSKTAAEADLRQREAELILQWVERARKIEPNGQVSLAGSSLRDDILMEPGDIVRIPRRSKLVMVHGDVLFPNAMAYRNKGTVQDYINLAGGFTQSRSAANVLLLHRDGTFTKLKKSQFNSKSLVIQPGDEIFVLPKVQTKSFQLASDLINVFYQLALSAGVVLRL
- a CDS encoding glycosyltransferase family 2 protein, with product MTFKPYRMWRKFRRDPIAYCIDSKHAFLRRKGARMFEEQTRHFETLGAENSDTLITVVMTAYNTSHLVEGAVRSVLAQTHKNFELMVIDDASTDDTLDVLKKLAQEDRRVRIFHSPANHGTYWSKNWCLSQAKGKFVAFHDSDDLSDPMRLQTQLGAILSGKGKIAVTCRWRRVDGEGNPLNIDGLSERMAAISLMIRREEVLAKTGFFDSVRISADTEFITRLTQVFGIRQMHHMRQVLYTGLLRDGSLTTGANSGFSWKTDNGVSFVRELSGDRAEYHKSFHNWHDSNLGNEKVLTVAFPQEARRFPAPEGICRNCNDLDTDQVIEVSAA